The proteins below are encoded in one region of Festucalex cinctus isolate MCC-2025b chromosome 2, RoL_Fcin_1.0, whole genome shotgun sequence:
- the LOC144013925 gene encoding voltage-gated purine nucleotide uniporter SLC17A9-like has protein sequence MADKHTSGNARNDFAVALLDRNDCAANKAPEEPQDKNLWPRAEARKWMPVLFVGTCLVYCARMTMPVCAVEMAAAFRWNKIDTGLALGGFFWGYSCTPILGGHASDKIGGERVLFLSATSWAVVTAATPTLAHLGSHTLALMTMARVLMGILQGVFFPSLASLIAQRAPEGEKSFLNSINQSGSSLGILLAGVLGSVMLDWSGWEGVFYAVGFLSGLWALVVWHCFLKGKAHLKQKERRDDSQSKSFSCSHLLSLLRKPCVWAMILAHLCTCGTSYTLLSWMPTYFSEEYPHATTWVYNVFPWAAAIPAALCGGYFSDWLISQGYSVAFVRKSMQFIAMGVSSAFVLPLSVKVSFPLAVVCISATMVALSFTSCGSSVNVQDLTPSRAGALYGFMNMLGAFTGVLMVSLSGYMIEVTQSWASVFSLIAFVHCVGLSAFLYFGDARRVDLKESQSFTLV, from the exons TCTGTGGCCCAG AGCCGAGGCCCGCAAATGGATGCCAGTGTTGTTTGTGGGGACGTGCCTGGTGTACTGCGCCCGCATGACCATGCCCGTGTGCGCGGTGGAGATGGCGGCCGCCTTCCGCTGGAACAAGATCGACACTGGCCTGGCCCTGGGCGGATTCTTCTGGGGATACTCGTGCACGCCGATCCTGGGAGGTCACGCCAGCGACAA AATTGGAGGGGAGCGAGTCCTGTTCTTGTCGGCCACCTCATGGGCGGTGGTCACCGCTGCCACGCCCACTCTGGCCCACCTTGGCTCTCACACCTTGGCACTCATGACCATGGCCAGAGTCCTAATGGGAATACTGCAAG GCGTTTTCTTCCCGTCTTTGGCCAGTTTGATCGCTCAGCGTGCACCAGAAGGGGAGAAgagttttttaaacagcatcaaTCAAAGCGGTAGCTCTCTTGG AATCTTATTGGCAGGCGTGCTGGGGTCCGTCATGCTGGACTGGTCCGGTTGGGAAGGCGTCTTCTACGCCGTCGGTTTTCTGTCCGGTCTGTGGGCGCTCGTCGTGTGGCATTGCTTTCTGAAAG GCAAAGCTCATCTAAAGCAGAAAGAAAGAAGAGATGACTCCCAATCAAAGAGTTTTTCATGTTCTCATCTGCTGAGCCTGTTGAGAAAGCCGTGCGTCTG GGCAATGATCTTGGCTCACCTGTGCACATGCGGCACCTCCTACACGTTGCTCTCGTGGATGCCGACATACTTCAGTGAAGAATATCCGCACGCTACG ACGTGGGTGTACAACGTGTTCCCGTGGGCGGCCGCCATTCCGGCAGCTCTTTGTGGAGGATATTTCTCCGATTGGCTCATCAGCCAAGGATACAGTGTGGCCTTTGTGAGGAAGTCCATGCAG TTCATCGCCATGGGTGTGTCCAGCGCTTTTGTTCTGCCGCTGTCCGTCAAGGTGTCCTTTCCCCTCGCCGTCGTCTGCATTTCTGCCACCATGGTCGCGCTCTCATTCACAAGCTG CGGTTCATCAGTGAATGTGCAGGATCTCACCCCTTCACGGGCCGGAGCCCTCTATG GTTTCATGAATATGCTCGGCGCTTTCACGG GTGTCCTGATGGTGTCGCTGTCAGGTTACATGATCGAGGTGACCCAATCGTGGGCGTCGGTGTTCTCCCTCATCGCCTTCGTCCACTGCGTTGGCCTCTCCGCCTTCCTCTACTTTGGAGATGCCCGACGCGTCGACCTTAAAGAGTCACAATCCTTTACTTTGGTTTGA
- the ythdf1 gene encoding YTH domain-containing family protein 1 → MMSAASIDPQISKGQDASKGFPVSVQNGSLHQKDTVHDNDFEPYLTGQSNQNNSYQSMTDPYMSSYYAPSIGFPYPLSEAPWSTGGDPPIPYLTPYAPLSNGDHHFMHDTVFGQPGGLSSSIYPHRFNFFPENPAFSAWGTSGSQGQQTQSSAYGGSYSYPPSSLGGTLVPDGQTGFHSDTLSKAPGMNNLEQGMLSLKIGGDVTAGGSGVKAAGSVIGAVAAGNGGAVGMPPPKPASWAAIASKPAKLQQQKTKSKLGPLPPAPAKHNMVDIDTWDNKVAAAKMAAPLQHHHHHQQQPLHSHPGGLLPPLQQSLQSAQSLVQQMTMPGPPPPPLQSYQNHNSAPAPQTRWVAPRNRNLCYGGGSLDSSGSSNGGCGGGGGLGNGCCGGGPEPGSESHPVLEKLRAAHSYNPKDFEWNLKNGRVFIIKSYSEDDIHRSIKYSIWCSTEHGNKRLDSAFRTMNSKGPVYLLFSVNGSGHFCGVAEMRSPVDYGTSAGVWAQDKWKGKFDVSWLFVKDVPNSQLRHIRLENNDNKPVTNSRDTQEVPLEKAKQVLKIIASYKHTTSIFDDFSHYERKQEEEEVVKKDRQK, encoded by the exons ACTGTGCACGATAACGACTTCGAGCCCTATCTCACTGGCCAGTCCAACCAG AATAACAGCTATCAGTCCATGACCGACCCTTACATGTCCAGCTACTATGCCCCCTCCATTGGCTTCCCCTACCCCCTCAGCGAGGCTCCGTGGTCCACAGGTGGCGACCCGCCGATCCCCTACCTGACCCCCTATGCGCCCCTCAGCAACGGAGACCATCACTTCATGCACGACACGGTATTTGGTCAGCCGGGCGGGCTCAGCAGCAGCATTTATCCGCACAGGTTCAACTTTTTCCCCGAGAACCCGGCGTTCTCCGCCTGGGGCACCAGCGGCTCCCAGGGCCAGCAGACCCAAAGCTCCGCCTACGGGGGAAGCTACAGCTACCCGCCCAGCTCCTTAGGCGGCACGCTGGTCCCTGACGGCCAGACGGGTTTCCATAGCGACACACTCAGCAAGGCCCCGGGCATGAACAACCTGGAGCAGGGCATGCTGAGCTTGAAAATCGGCGGGGACGTGACGGCGGGGGGCTCGGGCGTGAAAGCGGCCGGCTCGGTGATCGGCGCCGTTGCCGCGGGCAACGGGGGCGCGGTGGGGATGCCGCCCCCGAAGCCGGCGTCGTGGGCCGCCATCGCCAGCAAACCCGCCAAGCTGCAGCAGCAAAAGACCAAAAGCAAACTCGGCCCGctcccccccgcgcccgccaaACACAACATGGTGGACATCGACACGTGGGACAacaaggtggcggccgcaaagATGGCCGCTCCGTTgcagcaccaccaccaccaccaacagcAGCCACTGCATTCGCACCCCGGCGGGCTCCTTCCCCCCCTGCAGCAGTCGCTCCAGTCGGCCCAGTCTCTGGTGCAGCAGATGACCATGCCGGGTCCGCCGCCTCCCCCGCTCCAGTCCTACCAGAACCACAACTCGGCCCCGGCGCCGCAGACCCGCTGGGTGGCCCCGCGCAATCGCAACCTGTGCTACGGCGGCGGGAGCTTGGACAGCAGCGGCTCGTCCAACGGCGGCTGCGGTGGCGGCGGAGGGCTTGGTAACGGCTGCTGCGGCGGCGGACCCGAGCCGGGCTCCGAGTCGCACCCGGTCCTGGAGAAGTTGCGCGCAGCCCACAGTTACAACCCCAAGGACTTTGAGTGGAACCTGAAGAACGGGCGCGTGTTCATCATCAAGAGCTACTCGGAGGACGACATCCACCGCTCCATCAAGTACTCCATCTGGTGCAGCACGGAGCACGGCAACAAGCGCTTGGACTCGGCCTTCAGGACCATGAACTCCAAAGGTCCCGTGTACCTGCTGTTCAGCGTCAACGGCAGCGGCCACTTCTGCGGCGTGGCGGAGATGCGCTCGCCCGTGGACTACGGCACCAGCGCCGGCGTTTGGGCGCAGGACAAGTGGAAGGGCAAGTTTGACGTGAGCTGGCTCTTTGTGAAGGACGTGCCCAACAGCCAGCTGCGCCACATCCGCCTGGAGAACAACGACAACAAGCCGGTGACCAACTCGCGCGACACGCAGGAGGTTCCGCTGGAGAAGGCCAAGCAGGTGCTGAAGATCATCGCCAGCTACAAACACACCACCTCCATCTTTGACGACTTTTCCCACTACGAGAggaagcaggaggaggaggaggtggtgaaGAAG GATCGTCAAAAGTAG